From the Luteolibacter arcticus genome, one window contains:
- a CDS encoding type II toxin-antitoxin system RelE/ParE family toxin has translation MELRFHRRVQGDLDAILEKYYQVSPELGDDFFAEFQIGVSKMRSHPKFFHFDASGLRRCNFDRFPYHLLYDLHEGAIRVWVLRHDHRRPGFGLRRFRR, from the coding sequence GTGGAGCTTAGGTTCCATCGACGGGTCCAAGGCGACTTGGATGCGATTCTGGAGAAATACTATCAGGTTTCGCCGGAGTTAGGGGACGACTTCTTCGCGGAGTTCCAGATCGGAGTCTCCAAAATGCGGAGCCATCCGAAGTTCTTTCACTTCGATGCGAGCGGACTACGTCGCTGCAATTTCGACCGCTTTCCTTACCACCTGCTCTACGATCTCCACGAGGGAGCGATCCGCGTGTGGGTGCTCCGGCATGATCATCGTCGTCCCGGCTTCGGCTTGCGGCGGTTCCGGCGTTAG
- a CDS encoding addiction module protein, whose product MKLEEIEAETAKLSEEQRAALASRLLRSLESPVYEVSDEEVEARRREADTDPSVWITFEELVAGLKSRGA is encoded by the coding sequence ATGAAGCTCGAAGAAATCGAAGCGGAAACCGCAAAGCTCAGCGAGGAGCAGCGAGCCGCCTTGGCTTCTCGCTTGCTGCGGAGCTTGGAATCACCGGTTTACGAGGTGAGCGACGAGGAGGTGGAAGCCCGCCGTCGGGAAGCGGATACCGATCCGTCAGTGTGGATCACCTTCGAGGAATTGGTCGCTGGGTTGAAGAGCCGTGGAGCTTAG
- a CDS encoding ubiquinone/menaquinone biosynthesis methyltransferase, which yields MGAGTIQDPSYVREAFARIADRYVTTNHVLSLGTDILWRRKVARIVRAWQPRRVLDVATGTGDLALEIQDSCPDAEVTGSDFCAEMLAHASRRGLSRTLVADALALPFQDGEFDVVTVAFGLRNMADYAAAIREMRRVLRPGGHILVLDFSLPEGVMRKPYRWYLHNVLPKMAGYLTGQKDAYEYLGGSIEEFPMGKEMCTLIEVQGFRDAQASPLTCGVASIYSAEAV from the coding sequence GTGGGTGCCGGAACCATTCAAGACCCGTCGTATGTCCGCGAAGCCTTCGCGCGCATCGCCGACCGCTACGTGACCACCAATCACGTCCTCAGCCTGGGCACCGATATCCTGTGGCGGCGCAAGGTCGCCCGCATCGTTCGCGCATGGCAGCCGCGACGCGTCCTCGACGTCGCCACCGGCACCGGCGATCTCGCCCTTGAGATTCAAGACTCCTGTCCTGATGCCGAGGTCACTGGCAGTGATTTCTGTGCGGAGATGCTCGCCCACGCCAGCCGCCGGGGTCTCTCTCGCACCCTCGTCGCCGATGCCCTTGCGCTGCCGTTCCAAGACGGTGAGTTCGACGTTGTCACCGTTGCCTTCGGCCTGCGGAACATGGCCGACTACGCCGCCGCCATCCGCGAAATGCGCCGCGTTCTGCGACCCGGCGGGCACATCCTTGTCCTCGACTTCTCGCTACCGGAAGGTGTGATGAGAAAGCCCTACCGCTGGTATCTCCACAACGTCCTGCCGAAGATGGCCGGCTACCTCACTGGCCAAAAGGATGCCTACGAATACCTCGGCGGCTCCATCGAGGAGTTCCCGATGGGGAAGGAGATGTGCACGCTTATCGAAGTCCAAGGCTTCCGCGATGCGCAGGCCAGTCCGCTCACTTGTGGCGTTGCGAGCATCTACTCGGCGGAAGCGGTTTAG
- a CDS encoding glycoside hydrolase family 3 N-terminal domain-containing protein: MTRPLYLALPLLFATLSPAAGDETSERIEAILSKLTLEEKLGQLRLVDGHAGGGWKPQHMALAQAGVLGGTFNVRGTGPTSEMQRAALATRHKIPLVFAFDVIHGYRTIFPVPLGEAASWDPDLAERCTAVAAKEARSANVSWTFAPVADIARDPRWGRIVEGSGEDPVLSSAFTAARVRGFQGKDISAPDRMMACLKHFAGSGEAEGGRDYNFADVSVRALRETHFPPFLAGLKAGAGSIMPSFSAIDGVPATSNPWLLQDVLRKEWGFGGVVVSDYDAVGQLVNHRVSPDWPEAGQIALRAGLDMEIWGSCLMQAEGLLDDAADLKLVDDAVRRVLRMKFQLGLFDKPFGDAAREKEAILHPDHLKLAREAAAKSCVLLKNSDNTLPIPPTAKKIAIVGPMADDKATLLGSWTGDGRPEDAVTLVEAVRQRLGDTGTVIHSSAGSTSGFSFRKPSDGVEAAKDADYVLVVIGEAGDMTGEATSKSSLDLPQPQLDLVQKVHSLGKPYAVILMTGRPLTATWLAETCPAILLSWYGGTMGGPGIADVLFGDVNPSGKLPVTFPRSVGQIPLTYNSTPTSRPLVESDKWTSKYTDIKNSPLWAFGHGLSYTSFQISPPLLETRTVPRDGSVRFQVSVTNQGERDGDEVVQVYIRDEVSLVTRPVKELKAFKRVSVPAGKNVVVDFEIPAKDLGCWTPQGKYLIEPGTFTLMTGGNSTQVKTASFSLE; this comes from the coding sequence GTGACCCGTCCCCTCTATCTTGCTCTACCCCTGCTCTTCGCCACCCTTTCTCCGGCGGCTGGGGACGAGACCAGCGAGCGGATCGAGGCCATTCTCTCAAAGCTGACGCTGGAGGAAAAACTCGGCCAGCTCCGGCTGGTGGATGGCCACGCAGGAGGTGGTTGGAAGCCACAGCACATGGCGCTGGCCCAGGCCGGCGTGCTGGGCGGCACCTTCAACGTCCGCGGCACCGGTCCGACCAGCGAGATGCAAAGGGCGGCGCTCGCGACGCGGCACAAGATCCCGCTCGTCTTCGCCTTCGACGTGATCCACGGCTACCGCACCATCTTTCCCGTGCCATTGGGCGAGGCCGCGAGCTGGGATCCGGATCTCGCCGAGCGTTGCACGGCAGTGGCTGCCAAGGAGGCCCGCTCGGCGAACGTCTCGTGGACCTTCGCCCCGGTCGCCGATATCGCCCGTGACCCACGCTGGGGCCGCATCGTCGAAGGCTCGGGAGAAGATCCCGTGCTGAGTTCCGCCTTCACCGCGGCGCGGGTCCGCGGATTCCAAGGTAAGGACATTTCCGCGCCGGATCGCATGATGGCTTGCTTGAAGCACTTCGCTGGCTCGGGCGAAGCCGAAGGCGGCCGCGATTACAACTTCGCCGATGTCTCGGTGAGAGCGCTGCGCGAGACCCATTTTCCGCCTTTCCTTGCCGGGCTCAAGGCCGGTGCCGGCTCGATCATGCCATCGTTCAGCGCCATCGATGGCGTGCCCGCGACGTCGAATCCCTGGCTGCTCCAGGATGTGCTGCGGAAGGAGTGGGGCTTCGGAGGTGTCGTCGTCTCCGACTACGATGCCGTCGGCCAATTGGTGAATCACCGCGTGTCCCCGGACTGGCCCGAGGCCGGGCAGATCGCGCTACGGGCGGGCCTCGACATGGAGATCTGGGGCAGTTGCCTGATGCAGGCCGAGGGGCTGCTGGACGATGCCGCGGACCTGAAGCTGGTGGACGATGCCGTGCGACGGGTCCTGCGCATGAAGTTCCAGCTCGGGCTTTTCGACAAACCATTCGGCGACGCCGCACGAGAGAAGGAGGCAATCCTTCACCCTGATCATCTCAAACTCGCGCGCGAAGCCGCGGCAAAGTCGTGCGTGCTTCTGAAGAACAGCGACAATACCCTGCCCATCCCGCCGACCGCGAAGAAGATCGCCATCGTCGGCCCCATGGCAGATGACAAGGCAACGCTGTTAGGGAGTTGGACCGGCGACGGCCGACCGGAAGATGCAGTGACTCTTGTGGAAGCCGTCCGCCAGCGCCTGGGCGACACCGGGACGGTCATCCATAGCTCGGCGGGATCGACTTCCGGCTTCAGCTTTCGCAAGCCATCGGATGGCGTCGAGGCGGCCAAGGACGCGGACTACGTGCTCGTAGTCATCGGCGAAGCTGGCGACATGACCGGCGAGGCAACCTCAAAGAGCTCGCTGGACTTGCCGCAGCCCCAGCTCGATCTGGTGCAGAAGGTCCACTCGCTCGGCAAACCCTATGCCGTGATCCTGATGACCGGGCGTCCGCTCACCGCCACTTGGCTCGCGGAGACTTGTCCCGCGATCCTGCTTTCATGGTATGGCGGCACCATGGGCGGACCGGGAATTGCCGATGTCCTGTTCGGCGACGTGAACCCATCCGGCAAACTTCCGGTCACCTTTCCGCGCAGCGTGGGGCAGATCCCCTTGACCTACAATTCCACGCCGACATCTCGCCCCCTCGTCGAAAGCGACAAGTGGACTTCGAAATACACCGACATCAAGAACAGCCCGCTGTGGGCGTTCGGTCATGGGCTGAGCTACACCAGCTTCCAGATTTCCCCGCCGCTGTTAGAAACGCGGACCGTTCCGCGCGACGGGAGCGTTCGCTTCCAAGTCTCGGTGACGAACCAAGGCGAGCGGGACGGCGACGAAGTCGTGCAGGTATATATCCGCGACGAAGTCTCGCTCGTCACACGCCCCGTGAAGGAGCTGAAGGCGTTCAAGCGCGTCTCCGTGCCGGCGGGCAAGAACGTCGTCGTGGACTTCGAGATCCCGGCGAAGGACCTCGGCTGTTGGACGCCGCAAGGGAAATACCTCATCGAGCCAGGAACCTTCACCTTGATGACCGGCGGAAACTCCACCCAGGTGAAAACCGCTAGCTTCAGCCTGGAGTAA
- a CDS encoding lectin-like protein: MNRLSLLLTGLALAPAALQAGWPDGTLFTAPFGPGGTWNLYKTVSVPMSWTEAQSAAERSVDPLGKTGKAGHLVCIGSAAENMFVYQKVQGHYIWIGLTDSEKRGAKEAGSDRENGWRWLTGEPSTFSAWRSPEPNEFNAMGEDAVAMESSGRWADWPNGADGQTEARHASMIEWETRSPEPVPGAIKIERVLPEKWSVDFSKGEVLGEGPWSAVSVVGLDTFSIWTMVRDFQAMAPSQGAVHRLSRMNYHVERGSFFAGGWAEIKDNPAFPMIMGPCAALHVAKVKLDKPGTWSINVHGDDYFAVRFPGHKWKSATGLGGIDPLDAETLYFECESGDGCAIGVIDLPAGESTVEVFLGNRIFDGMIQMLAAPGEHTLDGSTDQWRVPGHKAAGDLAWPGVGSKGWAVIRRDLPAGAKPMEFLKDGMSLPDSAPAVTVEGVEKINYIDSGAASDVEFPNPVELPGDAPGGQNQFVVMAQAELVIPRDGLYHIGIHSDNRAALRIADQKWLRFVRDTTYRGQIEGDTMHTEDPDRMGTYGQLFGEVELKKGTYTIEAFYVNTKGPTALSVFGAPAGFAPRLLVKDGGKIEPDIDGMPLVMPAPAK; encoded by the coding sequence ATGAATCGACTTTCGCTCTTGCTGACAGGTCTTGCCCTTGCTCCCGCCGCGCTACAGGCAGGCTGGCCGGACGGCACGCTCTTCACCGCGCCTTTCGGTCCCGGAGGGACATGGAACCTCTACAAGACGGTGAGCGTGCCGATGAGCTGGACGGAGGCCCAGTCGGCGGCCGAGCGCAGCGTCGACCCGCTAGGAAAGACCGGAAAGGCGGGTCATCTCGTGTGCATTGGCAGCGCGGCGGAGAACATGTTCGTTTATCAAAAGGTGCAGGGGCACTACATCTGGATCGGCCTGACGGACAGCGAGAAGCGCGGTGCAAAGGAAGCAGGCAGCGATCGTGAAAACGGTTGGCGCTGGCTCACGGGAGAGCCTTCCACTTTCAGCGCGTGGCGCAGTCCGGAGCCTAATGAATTCAACGCGATGGGCGAAGACGCCGTGGCGATGGAATCGTCCGGCCGATGGGCGGATTGGCCGAATGGAGCCGATGGCCAGACGGAGGCCCGGCACGCGTCGATGATCGAATGGGAAACCCGCTCGCCCGAGCCGGTGCCCGGAGCGATCAAGATCGAGCGCGTGCTGCCGGAGAAATGGTCGGTCGATTTTTCGAAAGGAGAGGTGCTGGGCGAGGGGCCGTGGTCGGCGGTCAGTGTGGTGGGACTGGATACCTTCAGCATCTGGACGATGGTGAGGGACTTTCAAGCGATGGCTCCGAGCCAAGGTGCCGTCCACCGCCTGTCGCGAATGAACTATCACGTCGAGCGTGGCAGCTTCTTCGCCGGCGGTTGGGCGGAGATTAAGGACAATCCGGCTTTCCCCATGATCATGGGACCTTGCGCGGCGCTGCATGTGGCCAAGGTGAAGCTGGACAAGCCGGGAACCTGGAGCATCAACGTCCACGGTGACGATTACTTCGCGGTGCGCTTTCCCGGCCACAAATGGAAGTCGGCGACCGGGCTCGGTGGCATTGATCCCTTGGATGCCGAGACGCTCTATTTCGAGTGCGAGTCGGGCGACGGTTGCGCGATCGGCGTGATCGACTTGCCGGCTGGCGAAAGCACCGTCGAGGTGTTCCTGGGCAACCGCATCTTCGACGGAATGATCCAGATGCTCGCGGCACCCGGCGAGCACACGCTGGATGGCTCGACCGACCAGTGGCGCGTCCCCGGCCACAAGGCGGCAGGTGACCTTGCCTGGCCTGGCGTAGGCAGCAAGGGGTGGGCGGTGATCCGCAGGGATCTGCCAGCCGGGGCCAAGCCGATGGAGTTTCTGAAGGACGGGATGTCGCTTCCCGACAGCGCCCCGGCGGTGACGGTGGAGGGGGTGGAGAAGATCAACTACATCGACTCCGGTGCGGCGAGTGACGTGGAATTTCCGAACCCTGTGGAGCTGCCCGGTGACGCGCCCGGCGGTCAGAACCAGTTCGTGGTGATGGCACAGGCGGAACTCGTGATCCCGCGCGACGGCCTCTATCACATCGGCATTCACTCCGACAACCGCGCCGCCTTGCGCATCGCAGATCAGAAGTGGTTGCGCTTCGTTCGCGACACCACGTATCGCGGCCAGATCGAAGGCGACACGATGCACACCGAGGATCCGGATCGCATGGGCACCTATGGTCAACTCTTCGGCGAGGTCGAGCTCAAGAAGGGCACCTACACGATCGAGGCCTTTTACGTGAATACCAAGGGCCCGACCGCGCTGTCGGTCTTCGGCGCTCCCGCGGGATTTGCGCCGAGGCTGTTAGTGAAGGACGGCGGGAAGATCGAGCCGGACATCGACGGCATGCCGCTGGTGATGCCCGCGCCTGCGAAGTGA
- a CDS encoding sulfatase-like hydrolase/transferase — protein sequence MILRPLLLLLLLSTFAVAKSPPNIVVVLIDDMGWGDFSCFGNKEATTPHIDRLASEGLRFRQFYVNSPICSPSRCALTTGQYPQRWKITSFLENRAANERRGMAQWLDPKAPVLARSLQKKGYATGHFGKWHLGGQRDVDDAPAITDYGFDRSLTNFEGMGPKLLPLTLKPGDKEPGKIWQDAERLGEPVTWMLRSEITGGFVDAAIPFIDAAVKEKKPFYINLWPDDVHSPFWPPVESWKKGKRPQYLAVLENMDRQLGKLFDHLRTTPELRDNTVVLICSDNGPEPGAGSAGPFRGSKGTLLEGGIRSPLIVWAPGWIAADKNGSLNDRSVFAAFDLAPSLLKLANADAPEGVAFDGEDVSETLLGKSEASRKAPVFWRRPPDRKVAGEPARRQPDLAVREGNWKLLCDYDGSQSQLYDLAADPAEGTDLAGKQPEIVARLSKAAVEWHGSLPADQGPALGAQKRPKAGR from the coding sequence ATGATCCTGCGCCCGCTGCTTTTGCTCCTTCTGCTTTCCACTTTTGCCGTCGCGAAGTCGCCGCCGAATATCGTCGTGGTCTTGATCGACGACATGGGGTGGGGGGACTTTTCGTGCTTCGGCAACAAGGAGGCCACCACACCCCATATTGATCGCCTCGCCTCCGAGGGGTTGCGGTTCCGGCAGTTTTACGTGAATTCGCCGATCTGTTCGCCGTCGCGTTGTGCGCTGACTACCGGGCAGTATCCGCAGCGCTGGAAGATCACTTCATTCCTAGAGAACCGCGCTGCCAACGAACGCAGGGGCATGGCGCAGTGGCTAGATCCGAAGGCTCCGGTGCTCGCCCGTTCCCTGCAGAAGAAAGGCTATGCCACCGGTCACTTCGGCAAGTGGCACCTCGGCGGCCAGCGCGATGTGGACGATGCTCCGGCGATCACTGATTACGGCTTTGACCGCAGCCTGACGAACTTCGAAGGGATGGGGCCAAAGCTGTTGCCGCTGACCCTCAAGCCCGGCGACAAGGAGCCCGGAAAGATTTGGCAGGATGCGGAACGCCTCGGTGAGCCGGTCACCTGGATGCTCCGCTCCGAGATCACCGGCGGGTTCGTGGATGCGGCGATCCCGTTCATCGACGCGGCGGTGAAGGAGAAGAAGCCCTTTTACATCAATCTCTGGCCGGACGATGTCCACTCGCCCTTCTGGCCGCCGGTGGAGTCGTGGAAGAAGGGCAAGCGCCCTCAATACCTGGCCGTCTTGGAAAACATGGACCGCCAGCTCGGCAAGCTCTTCGACCACCTGCGCACAACGCCGGAGCTGCGAGACAATACCGTGGTGCTGATCTGCTCCGACAATGGACCGGAACCCGGTGCGGGATCTGCGGGGCCTTTCCGCGGGTCGAAGGGGACCTTGTTAGAGGGTGGGATCCGCTCGCCGCTCATCGTGTGGGCACCAGGTTGGATCGCGGCGGACAAGAACGGCAGCTTGAATGATCGCTCGGTTTTCGCCGCCTTCGACCTTGCCCCGTCGTTGCTCAAGCTCGCCAATGCGGACGCACCGGAGGGTGTTGCGTTCGATGGAGAAGATGTTTCGGAGACTTTGTTAGGTAAGTCCGAGGCGTCCCGGAAAGCGCCGGTGTTCTGGCGTCGGCCGCCCGATCGAAAGGTCGCTGGCGAACCGGCCCGCCGCCAACCCGACCTCGCGGTGAGGGAGGGGAACTGGAAACTGCTGTGCGACTATGACGGCTCGCAAAGCCAGTTGTACGATTTGGCCGCGGATCCTGCGGAAGGGACGGACCTCGCCGGGAAACAGCCGGAGATCGTCGCGCGTCTCTCGAAGGCCGCGGTGGAGTGGCATGGCTCGTTGCCCGCCGATCAAGGACCGGCCCTCGGTGCCCAGAAACGGCCGAAAGCTGGAAGGTGA